In Arsenicicoccus sp. oral taxon 190, the following are encoded in one genomic region:
- a CDS encoding EcsC family protein codes for MAAPTLEARAHSGPSYTTLLDFTAWREVQQFQGRMLSSGVAQLNQTAGKAASKVGDLAASLGDFAQAHAEARPAAKAVVSRARAVSSQGARIANKAAKRAAEMSPDWTAKAVSSMGSSLARASRVGLSPNSVVKKHQKAGHDVRDLADVRRLDLQAVDDLRGRSTGWSYPLAAAISGAVAAMAITGGQLVVVVGAGATAAPGGAAVAGAFVADAAAVLALSSRAVGQVALGYGYDPEAPAEKLFIMSVVNAGTAASSGAKSAALQDVSRLTQALVRKKSWDELNKSVLARITKRFATSFNVRWTQQSLGKVVPAAGIAVAGALNWATLESIVDTADFVYRRRFLLEKYPNLGPVDDREAFTVLDAEPVADEEISIVDDLAVEGVLLHEEARHGLV; via the coding sequence GTGGCCGCGCCTACGTTGGAGGCACGCGCTCACTCAGGTCCGTCGTACACCACTCTGCTGGACTTCACTGCGTGGCGTGAAGTTCAGCAGTTCCAGGGTCGGATGCTGTCGAGCGGTGTGGCCCAACTCAATCAAACTGCAGGAAAGGCAGCCTCCAAGGTAGGCGACCTGGCAGCCAGTCTCGGGGACTTCGCGCAAGCACATGCCGAAGCAAGGCCCGCCGCGAAGGCCGTTGTGAGCCGTGCGCGAGCGGTGTCTTCGCAAGGAGCAAGGATTGCCAACAAGGCCGCCAAGCGTGCAGCAGAGATGAGCCCCGACTGGACGGCCAAGGCCGTCTCGTCCATGGGCAGCAGCCTTGCCCGCGCGTCTCGCGTCGGCCTCTCCCCGAATAGCGTGGTGAAGAAGCACCAGAAGGCAGGGCACGACGTCAGGGACCTCGCCGACGTCCGCCGCCTCGACCTCCAGGCGGTGGATGACCTCCGGGGGCGGAGCACGGGGTGGTCCTACCCGTTGGCTGCCGCCATCTCAGGTGCAGTGGCCGCGATGGCAATAACCGGCGGGCAGCTCGTGGTCGTGGTCGGGGCAGGAGCGACGGCCGCACCGGGGGGTGCAGCCGTAGCAGGCGCATTCGTTGCGGACGCTGCCGCGGTCCTCGCCCTGTCCTCCAGGGCCGTGGGGCAGGTCGCACTGGGCTACGGCTACGACCCGGAGGCGCCAGCGGAAAAGCTGTTCATCATGTCCGTGGTGAACGCAGGCACAGCTGCTTCGAGCGGCGCGAAATCAGCCGCGCTCCAGGATGTCTCGCGGCTCACCCAAGCCCTCGTACGCAAGAAGAGCTGGGATGAGCTGAACAAGTCCGTGCTCGCCAGGATCACCAAAAGGTTCGCGACGTCGTTCAACGTCCGATGGACCCAGCAGAGCCTGGGCAAGGTTGTGCCCGCGGCGGGTATCGCCGTGGCCGGGGCGCTCAACTGGGCGACGCTCGAATCAATCGTGGACACAGCGGACTTCGTCTACCGGCGTCGCTTCCTGCTCGAGAAGTACCCAAATCTGGGTCCGGTGGATGACCGCGAAGCATTCACCGTCTTGGACGCAGAGCCCGTCGCTGATGAGGAGATCAGCATCGTTGACGACCTGGCGGTCGAGGGCGTTCTGCTGCATGAGGAGGCGCGTCATGGGCTCGTCTGA
- a CDS encoding alanine racemase — translation MSGAATPRLEIYPERITYNALSVVELGHQHGATVAGVAKVTCAHPAVVDALVAGGVDLIADSRIDNLRQTRERGIELPLMLLRISERSRAAEVVEYADISLNSSLITMEVLSDAAIAAGKRHQVILMVDVGDLREGVWPDRAVEVAFGAAQLRGIEVVGLGCNLACFGGVVPSEENMRLLVEVRDACRAATGLELPMLSGGNSASLPFLASGHMPPEINNFRMGESIILGRNVFDRSPWPGTRQDTVQLVVEVVELERKPSVPIGKRGQNAFGEEPAFEDRGTRLRAIFNVGRQDVIVDGLDPLDPNISILGASSDHLILDVEDMAGVESLRVGDEMAFYPDYAALLALSTSPYVEKVVVAGPPSGPARWAVG, via the coding sequence ATGAGCGGGGCAGCAACGCCGCGGCTGGAGATCTACCCGGAGCGCATCACCTACAACGCGCTGTCGGTGGTCGAGCTGGGGCACCAGCACGGCGCGACCGTCGCCGGCGTCGCCAAGGTCACGTGCGCTCACCCTGCCGTCGTGGACGCGCTGGTCGCGGGCGGCGTCGACCTCATCGCGGACTCCCGCATCGACAACCTGCGCCAGACCCGGGAGCGCGGGATCGAGCTGCCGCTGATGCTGCTGCGGATCTCGGAGCGGTCGCGGGCGGCGGAGGTCGTGGAGTATGCCGACATCTCGCTCAACTCGTCGCTGATCACGATGGAGGTGCTGTCCGACGCGGCGATCGCCGCCGGCAAGCGGCACCAGGTGATCCTGATGGTCGACGTGGGCGACCTGCGTGAGGGCGTGTGGCCGGACCGCGCGGTGGAGGTGGCCTTCGGCGCGGCGCAGCTGCGGGGGATCGAGGTCGTCGGGCTGGGGTGCAACCTGGCGTGCTTCGGCGGGGTGGTGCCGAGCGAGGAGAACATGCGGCTGCTCGTCGAGGTGCGCGACGCGTGCCGGGCCGCGACCGGGCTGGAGCTGCCGATGCTGTCCGGCGGCAACAGCGCCTCGCTGCCGTTCCTGGCGTCGGGGCACATGCCGCCGGAGATCAACAACTTCCGGATGGGGGAGTCGATCATCCTGGGGCGCAACGTCTTCGACCGTTCGCCGTGGCCGGGGACCCGGCAGGACACGGTGCAGCTGGTCGTCGAGGTGGTCGAGCTGGAGCGCAAGCCGTCGGTGCCGATCGGCAAGCGCGGGCAGAACGCGTTCGGCGAGGAGCCGGCCTTCGAGGACCGCGGGACCCGGCTGCGCGCCATCTTCAACGTGGGGCGGCAGGACGTGATCGTCGACGGCCTGGACCCGCTGGACCCCAACATCTCGATCCTCGGGGCGAGCAGCGATCACCTGATCCTGGACGTCGAGGACATGGCGGGCGTCGAGTCGCTGCGGGTGGGGGACGAGATGGCCTTCTACCCCGACTACGCAGCGCTGCTGGCCCTGTCGACCTCGCCGTATGTCGAGAAGGTCGTGGTGGCGGGACCCCCGTCTGGTCCGGCGCGGTGGGCTGTGGGATAA
- a CDS encoding IS256 family transposase produces the protein MTAVPSIDPARFLDEQLSQASPDLMRELLTTFVNALLSAQADAVCGAGYNERSPERVNSRNGYRHRDLDTRVGTLDVAVPKLRQGSLYPEWLLERRKRAERALTSVVATCYLLGVSTRRMDKLVATLGITGLSKSQVSVMAKELDEQVEQFRTRRLEEAGPFTFVAADALVLKVREGGRVVPVHVLVATGVNADGHREILGVQVTTSEDGAGWLAFFRDLTARGLAGVKLVTSDAHAGLVNAIAATIPGAAWQRCRTHYAANLMSATPKSSWPWVKALLHSIYDQPDTDAVHAQFDRVVDALAEKLPAVAEHLQDARADILAFTPFPKEVWRQIWSNNPNERLNREIRRRTDVVGIFPDRASIIRLVGAVLAEQHDEWAEGRRYLGLDVLARAQAVDTQHAEEVSTDLELQALTA, from the coding sequence ATGACCGCTGTACCCAGTATCGACCCTGCCCGCTTCCTCGACGAGCAGCTGTCCCAGGCGAGCCCTGATCTGATGCGGGAGCTGCTCACCACGTTCGTCAACGCACTGCTCTCCGCCCAGGCCGACGCGGTGTGCGGCGCCGGCTACAACGAGCGGAGCCCGGAGCGGGTCAACTCCCGCAACGGCTACCGCCACCGCGACCTCGACACCCGGGTCGGGACTCTCGACGTCGCAGTGCCCAAGCTCCGCCAGGGAAGCCTGTATCCGGAGTGGCTGCTCGAACGCAGGAAGCGTGCCGAACGAGCACTGACCAGTGTGGTGGCGACCTGCTACCTGCTCGGGGTCTCGACCCGGCGGATGGACAAGCTGGTGGCGACCCTCGGCATCACCGGGTTGTCGAAGTCCCAGGTCTCGGTGATGGCCAAGGAGCTCGACGAGCAGGTCGAGCAGTTCCGCACCCGTCGGCTCGAAGAGGCCGGGCCGTTCACCTTCGTCGCCGCCGACGCGCTCGTGCTCAAGGTCCGCGAAGGTGGGCGGGTGGTGCCGGTGCACGTGCTGGTAGCCACCGGCGTGAACGCTGATGGGCACCGCGAGATCCTCGGCGTGCAGGTCACCACCAGCGAGGACGGCGCCGGCTGGCTCGCGTTCTTCCGCGACCTCACAGCCCGCGGCCTGGCCGGCGTCAAGCTCGTCACGTCCGACGCGCACGCCGGGCTCGTGAACGCGATCGCCGCGACCATCCCGGGCGCTGCCTGGCAGCGCTGCCGCACCCACTACGCAGCGAACCTGATGTCCGCGACCCCAAAGTCGTCCTGGCCATGGGTCAAGGCGTTGCTGCACTCGATCTACGACCAGCCCGACACCGACGCCGTCCACGCCCAGTTCGACCGTGTCGTCGACGCCCTGGCCGAGAAGCTTCCCGCCGTCGCCGAACATCTCCAGGACGCTCGTGCCGACATCCTCGCGTTCACGCCGTTCCCAAAGGAGGTCTGGCGTCAGATCTGGTCGAACAACCCCAACGAACGGCTCAACCGCGAGATCCGCCGACGCACCGACGTGGTCGGGATCTTCCCCGACCGCGCATCCATCATCCGGCTCGTCGGCGCCGTCCTGGCCGAGCAACACGACGAGTGGGCCGAAGGCCGCCGCTACCTCGGACTCGACGTCCTCGCCCGCGCCCAAGCCGTCGACACCCAGCACGCCGAGGAGGTGAGCACCGACCTCGAACTTCAGGCCCTCACGGCCTGA
- a CDS encoding glutamate mutase L, whose product MPAVDILTLEVGSTITKANAFRRVDGRLAHVAQGFAPTSVADGDVGIGVDAAVAALEADLGGSVAGSATYVSSSAAGGLRMTVHGLTVSMTARAAREASLGAGAIVTLVTAGPLDEDDVDEVRELAPNIVLLAGGVDHGEKQVVVGNARALAPVAAELGVPVIYAGNVAARRAVTRAFEEHGVELLLADNVFPDVDVLDVEPLRVLIHEVFNRHITRAPGMARFAELTDHGILPTPGAVLWGAELFAEELGDVVVVDVGGATTDVHSVTEGSLEYAVKVIDPEPRAKRTVEGDLGVYVNARNVVEAYGDDTWAARLDDLEAMPADERGRELTRWLCARAVEVGVRRHAGTLTDLYTPTGKKQVVRGKDLSAVRWVVATGGALTRIEGSAEALRAVCTGVGTHLLPEPSARILVDRDYLFSALGTIATERPDEVRATFRAWVGQVDPDAMAAADRHTAQSDSHGDQQGEAGTG is encoded by the coding sequence ATGCCTGCCGTCGACATCCTCACCCTCGAGGTGGGCAGCACGATCACCAAGGCCAACGCTTTTCGCCGGGTGGACGGGCGGTTGGCGCACGTGGCACAGGGATTCGCCCCGACGTCGGTGGCCGACGGGGACGTCGGCATCGGCGTCGACGCCGCGGTCGCAGCGCTCGAGGCTGACCTGGGTGGGTCGGTGGCCGGGTCCGCGACCTACGTGAGCTCTTCTGCCGCAGGCGGGTTGCGTATGACGGTGCACGGCCTCACCGTCTCGATGACCGCCCGCGCCGCCCGGGAGGCCTCCCTCGGCGCGGGCGCCATCGTCACGCTCGTCACCGCCGGGCCGCTGGACGAGGACGACGTCGACGAGGTGCGGGAGCTCGCGCCCAACATCGTCCTGCTGGCCGGGGGCGTCGACCACGGCGAGAAGCAGGTCGTCGTCGGCAACGCCCGCGCCCTGGCCCCGGTGGCGGCCGAGCTCGGCGTCCCGGTGATCTACGCCGGCAACGTCGCGGCGCGGCGGGCGGTGACGCGGGCGTTCGAGGAGCACGGCGTCGAGCTGCTGCTGGCGGACAACGTCTTCCCCGACGTGGACGTGCTCGACGTCGAGCCGCTGCGGGTGCTCATCCACGAGGTCTTCAACCGCCACATCACCCGCGCGCCGGGGATGGCGCGGTTCGCCGAGCTGACCGACCACGGGATCCTGCCGACGCCGGGCGCCGTGCTGTGGGGCGCCGAGCTCTTCGCCGAGGAGCTGGGCGACGTGGTCGTGGTGGACGTCGGTGGCGCGACGACCGACGTGCACTCGGTCACCGAGGGGTCGCTGGAGTACGCCGTCAAGGTCATCGACCCCGAGCCGCGGGCCAAGCGGACCGTCGAGGGGGACCTCGGCGTCTACGTCAACGCCCGCAACGTGGTCGAGGCGTATGGCGACGACACGTGGGCCGCCCGCCTCGACGACCTCGAGGCGATGCCCGCCGACGAGCGGGGTCGCGAGCTGACCCGGTGGCTGTGCGCCCGGGCCGTCGAGGTGGGGGTGCGCCGCCACGCGGGGACCCTCACGGACCTCTACACCCCGACGGGCAAGAAGCAGGTCGTGCGCGGCAAGGACCTCAGCGCCGTGCGGTGGGTCGTCGCGACCGGCGGGGCGCTGACCCGGATCGAGGGCTCCGCCGAGGCGTTGCGGGCCGTGTGCACGGGGGTGGGGACGCACCTGCTGCCGGAGCCGTCGGCGCGGATCCTCGTCGACCGCGACTACCTCTTCTCGGCGCTCGGGACGATCGCGACCGAGCGGCCGGACGAGGTGCGGGCGACCTTCCGGGCGTGGGTGGGGCAGGTGGATCCGGACGCGATGGCGGCGGCGGATCGCCATACGGCGCAGTCGGACTCGCACGGTGACCAGCAGGGAGAGGCGGGCACGGGATGA
- the alr gene encoding alanine racemase, with product MLYATRAEVDLGAIRRNIEGVREAVGPDRAVLVAVKADAYGHGAVAVSRMIEAAGVADWLGVATVPEALELRAAGVSLEILKLSHCFAGAEMEAAIAADVVTACPSRACADDLQVAADVVGRPARVHLKVDTGMARIGVAVSEAAELARHIESLPGVSLEGIFTHMPVSDTASQDEWTEAQIARFGAVVAEVEAGIGRSLPFVHAANSGGVLGHSSSWLTMVRPGIMVYGYYPDASTPRTIPLTQAVRWVSRVSFVKRVPAGETVGYGRTWSAEEDRWIGTMPVGYADGYSRLLSNRGRVLIGGVSYPLAGRVCMDQSMIDLGLASSPCPAAVGDEVVLLGSSGGAEITTDEMAELLGTITYEVTCDIAKRVGRTYRDG from the coding sequence ATGCTGTACGCCACGCGAGCCGAGGTCGATCTGGGCGCCATCCGGCGCAACATCGAGGGCGTGCGGGAGGCGGTGGGGCCGGACCGGGCCGTGCTCGTGGCGGTCAAGGCGGACGCGTACGGCCATGGCGCCGTGGCGGTCTCGCGGATGATCGAGGCAGCCGGGGTTGCGGACTGGCTGGGGGTGGCGACGGTGCCGGAGGCGCTCGAGCTGCGGGCCGCCGGGGTCTCGCTGGAGATCCTGAAGCTGTCGCACTGCTTCGCGGGGGCCGAGATGGAGGCTGCGATCGCGGCGGACGTGGTCACGGCGTGCCCGTCCCGCGCGTGCGCCGACGACCTGCAGGTGGCCGCGGACGTGGTCGGTCGGCCCGCCCGGGTGCATCTCAAGGTCGACACCGGTATGGCGCGGATCGGCGTCGCCGTCTCGGAGGCCGCCGAGCTCGCCCGCCACATCGAGTCACTGCCGGGGGTGTCGCTGGAGGGGATCTTCACGCACATGCCGGTCTCCGACACGGCGTCGCAGGACGAGTGGACGGAGGCGCAGATCGCGCGGTTCGGCGCGGTGGTGGCAGAGGTCGAGGCGGGGATCGGGCGCTCGCTGCCCTTCGTGCACGCTGCGAACTCCGGTGGCGTGCTGGGGCACTCGTCCTCCTGGCTGACGATGGTGCGGCCGGGGATCATGGTCTACGGCTACTACCCCGACGCGTCGACGCCGCGGACGATCCCGTTGACGCAGGCGGTGCGGTGGGTGTCGCGGGTCAGCTTCGTCAAGCGCGTGCCGGCGGGGGAGACCGTGGGCTACGGCCGGACCTGGTCGGCGGAGGAGGACCGGTGGATCGGGACGATGCCCGTGGGTTACGCCGACGGCTACAGCCGGCTGCTGTCGAACCGCGGGCGGGTGCTGATCGGCGGGGTGTCGTATCCGCTGGCGGGGCGGGTGTGCATGGACCAGTCGATGATCGACCTCGGGCTGGCGTCGTCACCGTGTCCTGCGGCGGTGGGCGACGAGGTGGTGCTGCTCGGCTCGTCCGGGGGCGCCGAGATCACGACCGACGAGATGGCGGAGCTGCTGGGCACGATCACCTATGAGGTGACGTGCGACATCGCGAAGCGCGTGGGGCGGACCTACCGCGACGGCTGA
- a CDS encoding DUF6308 family protein, producing MGSSDGPVWVVDESLCSTAIDRARHAVSAPDAVDNLVLYYDREGGYAGSTFSDLAPNDPLSIGAADLLAVTTLSVRVPPAAIRGFLDDDNAHRASELLAALPTSARLENEGSSELADQMAEFHNFAKRTLGSNPWVTASKLCARKRPHLFPVRDREVLAFLGLTPGYATNWPAFAAIMRDNLVRDQLDRVVREATSRGAHLGDGTPALRRLDVVLWMAATRGLAVPRAGTGSAAPQPSR from the coding sequence ATGGGCTCGTCTGATGGCCCGGTCTGGGTCGTCGACGAATCTCTCTGTTCCACGGCCATCGATCGTGCCAGGCATGCGGTCAGCGCTCCTGATGCGGTTGACAACCTCGTGCTCTACTACGACCGCGAGGGTGGCTACGCCGGTTCGACCTTTTCTGACCTCGCGCCGAACGATCCCCTGTCGATCGGAGCGGCTGACCTGCTCGCGGTGACGACGCTCTCGGTCAGGGTGCCGCCTGCAGCGATTCGCGGCTTTCTCGATGACGACAATGCACACCGGGCCTCGGAGCTCCTCGCGGCGCTCCCGACCTCTGCAAGGTTGGAGAACGAAGGGTCGTCCGAGCTCGCCGACCAGATGGCTGAGTTCCACAACTTTGCCAAGCGGACCCTCGGCAGCAACCCGTGGGTGACTGCATCGAAGTTGTGCGCCCGCAAGCGCCCGCACCTGTTCCCCGTTCGCGACCGTGAGGTTCTGGCGTTCCTCGGTCTCACCCCTGGCTACGCAACCAACTGGCCCGCCTTCGCCGCGATCATGCGTGACAACTTGGTGCGCGACCAGCTCGACCGCGTCGTCCGCGAGGCGACCAGTCGAGGGGCACACCTAGGCGATGGCACGCCAGCACTGCGGCGCCTCGATGTCGTGCTCTGGATGGCCGCCACCCGAGGACTTGCAGTCCCCCGTGCCGGCACCGGGAGCGCCGCCCCTCAGCCGTCGCGGTAG